In the genome of Bacillus thuringiensis, the window ATCCCATCACGTTTTTCTGAGTTTACATCTTACCTTGATGTATATTTCGCAATGGCGCGTGGCTCTAAAGATCATGTAGCTTCCGAAATGACAAAATGGTTTAACACAAACTATCACTATATCGTTCCTGAATATGAAGAGGGATTACAAATCTCTTTAAAAGATAATCGTCCACTTCGCTTATACGAAGAGGCAAAACAAGAATTAGGAGTAGATGGAAAGCCTGTTATTTTAGGTCCATATACTTTCTTAAAATTAGCTAAAGGCTATACACAAGAACAATTTCCTACCATTTTAAAACAGTTAGTTGCACCTTACGTACAACTGCTTTCAGAACTACATGCAGCTGGTGCACAAGCCATTCAAGTTGATGAACCGATTTTCGCTTCTTTAACTAAAGAAGAAGTTCAACAAGCAAAAGAAATTTATGAAGCTATTCGTAAAGAAGTTCCAAATGCGACTCTTCTTTTACAAACATATTTTGATAGCGTAGAAGAAAACTATGAAGAAATTATTACATTCCCGGTATCCGGTATTGGATTAGATTTCATTCATGGTAAAGAAGGTAATTTAAATGCTATTTCAAAATATGGATTCCCAGCTGATAAAACTTTAGCTGTCGGTTGTATAGACGGCCGTAACATTTGGAGAGCTGACCTTGATGAAGTTCTTGAGTTATTTACAACGTTACAAAAACAAGTTCAAACGAAAGATTTCATCGTTCAGCCTTCTTGTAGCTTATTGCATACACCGATCGATAAAACAGAAGAAACTCACTTATCGACTGAGCTATTTGATGCGTTAGCATTTGCAAATCAAAAATTAGAAGAGTTAGTTCTTATTCATTCTGCTCTCACTCAAGGTACAGAAAGCATTAGTAATGAGCTGGAAACATATCGAAACGTACATCATACAATTCGTTCATCTGCTGCACGTAACCGAGAAGATGTCAAAGCAGCACGAACAGCACTAAAAGAAGAAGATTTTTCACGTCCTCTTCCATTTGAAAAACGATACGAATTACAACAAGTTGCCCTGGAGTTACCGCTATTACCAACAACGACTATTGGTAGCTTCCCACAAACAACTGAAGTTCGTCAAACGCGAAAAGAGTGGCGTAACGGCGTTATTTCAAATGAACAATATGAACAATTTATTGAAAAAGAGACAGAAAAATGGATTCGTTACCAAGAAGAAATTGGTCTTGACGTCCTTGTACATGGTGAATTTGAAAGAACTGACATGGTCGAATATTTTGGTGAGCGCCTTGCTGGTTTCTCATTCACTAAAAACGGTTGGGTACAATCATACGGTTCCCGCTGCGTAAAACCACCTGTTATTTATGGTGATGTAGCCTTTATTAACGGAATGACTATTAAGGAAACTGTTTATGCACAAAGCTTAACGGAGAAAGTTGTAAAAGGAATGTTAACTGGACCTGTTACGATTTTAAATTGGTCCTTCGTTCGAAATGACATTCCAAGAAAAGAAGTTTCGTATCAAATTGCACTAGCTCTTCGTCACGAAATTGAACTACTTGAATCTTCCGG includes:
- the metE gene encoding 5-methyltetrahydropteroyltriglutamate--homocysteine S-methyltransferase; this encodes MAIQTSNLGYPRIGLQREWKKTLEAFWSNKIDEEQFLTTMKEIRLQHVKVQQEKGIELIPIGDFTYYDHVLDTAYMLGFIPSRFSEFTSYLDVYFAMARGSKDHVASEMTKWFNTNYHYIVPEYEEGLQISLKDNRPLRLYEEAKQELGVDGKPVILGPYTFLKLAKGYTQEQFPTILKQLVAPYVQLLSELHAAGAQAIQVDEPIFASLTKEEVQQAKEIYEAIRKEVPNATLLLQTYFDSVEENYEEIITFPVSGIGLDFIHGKEGNLNAISKYGFPADKTLAVGCIDGRNIWRADLDEVLELFTTLQKQVQTKDFIVQPSCSLLHTPIDKTEETHLSTELFDALAFANQKLEELVLIHSALTQGTESISNELETYRNVHHTIRSSAARNREDVKAARTALKEEDFSRPLPFEKRYELQQVALELPLLPTTTIGSFPQTTEVRQTRKEWRNGVISNEQYEQFIEKETEKWIRYQEEIGLDVLVHGEFERTDMVEYFGERLAGFSFTKNGWVQSYGSRCVKPPVIYGDVAFINGMTIKETVYAQSLTEKVVKGMLTGPVTILNWSFVRNDIPRKEVSYQIALALRHEIELLESSGIRVIQVDEPALREGMPLKEKDWDAYITWAVQSFLLATSSVANETQIHTHMCYSNFEDIVDAIRALDADVISIETSRSHGEFIDTLKHTTYEKGIGLGVYDIHSPRVPSKDEMYKIVEQSLEVCDPKYFWINPDCGLKTRRTEEVIPALEHMVQAAKDARSLLKTNA